The Vicia villosa cultivar HV-30 ecotype Madison, WI linkage group LG1, Vvil1.0, whole genome shotgun sequence genome includes a region encoding these proteins:
- the LOC131595247 gene encoding uncharacterized protein LOC131595247 produces the protein MSIFACEEPLAVGSAYETSAWNATWPHQIYGNETTTMLPNQSKFTHALRCEVCKIDVNSKDSYEKHIAGKKHQKNLQSGASIQGQALIGPVVQQSAIKKQVEQSKVCTTCNVLCTSHDTYIKHIAGKKHAAQVGLMSNGGIGPSIAKFKRIGVPPFQKAAKRLKVAQSAWCETCKINCNSRDMYITHLAGKKHLKNLEKLSNPKIEVGTSAAATATITLIGPQEKPGTDNPKARKASELAIESKKRKIVEGGTAVNNVKTCTLCNVVCNSETVFNLHLIGQKHAAMVKKAGSSTG, from the exons ATGAGTATCTTCGCATGTGAAGAACCACTT GCTGTTGGTTCAGCATACGAGACTTCTGCGTGGAATGCTACTTGGCCACACCAAATTTATGGTAATGAGACTACAACAATGTTGCCTAACCAATCCAAATTCACCCATGCGTTGAGGTGTGAAGTGTGTAAAATTGATGTCAATAGCAAAGATTCATATGAAAAGCACATAGCTGGAAAGAAACACCAGAAGAATTTACAAAGTGGCGCAAGCATCCAAGGACAAGCGTTAATCGGTCCTGTAGTCCAGCAATCAGCGATTAAGAAACAGGTGGAACAGTCAAAGGTTTGCACAACTTGCAATGTTTTGTGCACAAGTCACGACACATATATCAAACATATTGCTGGGAAAAAGCACGCAGCTCAG GTTGGCTTGATGTCTAATGGTGGCATTGGTCCATCTATTGCCAAATTCAAGCGTATTGGAGTTCCTCCGTTTCAAAAAGCTGCTAAGAGACTCAAGGTTGCTCAATCTGCATGGTGTGAAACTTGTAAGATTAATTGTAACAGCAGGGATATGTACATTACACATTTAGCCGGAAAAAAACACTTGAAGAACTTGGAAAAACTGTCGAATCCGAAAATCGAAGTTGGCACAAGCGCCGCTGCCACTGCGACAATTACTTTAATCGGACCACAGGAAAAGCCAGGTACCGATAATCCAAAAGCAAGGAAGGCATCGGAACTTGCTATCGAGTCAAAGAAACGTAAAATTGTAGAAGGAGGAACTGCGGTTAATAATGTTAAAACATGTACTTTATGCAATGTGGTGTGTAATAGCGAGACGGTTTTCAATTTGCACCTTATTGGCCAGAAACATGCTGCTATGGTGAAGAAAGCAGGATCAAGCACTGGTTGA